DNA from Chitinophaga pendula:
TCTCAATTGTACAACCTGATGCGTGGAGGTCTTGGCATGCTGTTCCTGGTTGCTGTTTGCTATTTATTGAGCAACAACCGCCGGGCGATAGATTGGAAGCTGGTGCTAATGGGCATCTTTGCGCAGGTTATGTTTGCGATGGGGGTACTGAATACGCAATTTGCTAGTCAGCCGGTATTTTGGCTGGTGTTTGGTATCATTGTAATTTACGTAGCCGGCAAGAGGGTACAAAAAAAATTATCGACTGCAGTACCGGTAACCATCCCCCCTGACGCCTCCCCTACCCCTGTATCCCTTTCACCCGACGTGATCAGTATTTTACTGGCCGTACTTTCCCTCGCTGTTTTCTTTTTTGGTATTATCCGCAGTAGTGCCTTTGCGCTGCCTAAATTGTCAATCACGATCACTATCGGTATACTTTGGCTACTGATCTGGATACAATACAAACGCAACAGCATCGAAACTATAAAATGGGCGATACTGGGTGCTTGTTTGCTACTTTGTATAGCGGTATATACCCAACTTTGTCCCCCCTCGATATTTCGTATGGTGCTGGAGTCAGTATCTTCGTCTTTTGTGGAACTGATCAATATCAGCCATAAGGGTACCGAGTTTATTTTTGGCAAACTGGCAGACCCTACGGGCAACTGGGCTTATATTTTTGGTGTACAGGTATTGCCTAACATTATTTTTTTCGCTGCTCTTTCCTCTATATTATATTATATGGGTATTCTGCAGAAGGTGGTATATGTATTTGCCTATCTGCTCAACAAACTGAACATCTCCGGCGCAGAGAGCGTGTCAACAGCAGCAAATATATTCCTGGGACAAACGGAGGCGCCGCTGATGATACGTCCTTACCTGGAGAAAATGACCAGAACCGAGATACTTTGTATCATGGTCGGTGGTATGGCTAATACGGCGGGTAGTGTAATGGCAGCCTATGTTGGTATGCTTGGAGGTGCTGATCCTGCGCAGCAGAATTATTTCGCGCTGCATATGTTAAGTCAATCGATTATGAGTGCTCCGGCAGCAATTGTTTGTTCAAAAATACTTTTCCCCCAGGCACACGGTGAATTATTGTCCAAAAACCTGCATGTTCCCAAAGAGAAACTGGGCGATAACTTCCTTGACGCTCTTTCGCTGGGGACAACAGACGGTCTGAAGTTGGCTGTGAATGTGGGAGCTATGCTGATTGTATTTACGGCAATGATGTACGTCGGTAACGCTTTGCTTGGTTGGTTCGGTGGTATCACAGATCTGAATCATTACATCGTTACAGCTACCGGTGGGCGATATGAGGAGCTCTCTTTACAAATGATATTGGGTTATATCTTTGCTCCGGTGGCTTGGATGATAGGAGTCGCCAAAGAAGATATGGTTTCTATCGGGCAGTTATTGGGAGAAAAAACGATCCTAAATGAATTCATCGCATATATATCACTGGGCCAGATGAAAGCCAATAATGTGATCCAGGATCCTAAGTCAATATTGATCGCGACGTATGCGCTCTGCGGTTTTGCTAATTTTGCATCCATCGGTATTCAGATCGGTGGTATCAGCCAATTGGCGCCTAATCAGCGTAAGAATCTGACAGAACTGGGTGTAAAAGCACTTATTGGTGGGACCATTGCCTGCCTGATGTGTGGCTGTATTGCTGGTGCACTTTCTTAAGAAGATCAGGTCACTATATACGAAATTGCGGAGTCTTGTAGTTTATACTACAAGACTCTTTTTTTTGGGTCTGACGTAGTAGAAAACAAGTTCATCGACATGCAGCGGCCGCCGATAGAAATTGTGAGGGATGAATATTTGTTTTGTATTATCTTGCTATAGCGGCCCCCCGCTCCAGGAAAACCACAACCTTTAAACTCTATACTATTGCGCACTTTTACTCTATTGTTCTTCCTATATATGCTGACCCAACAAGCCCAGGGACAGCGTACATGTGCCTCTGCCGACGCGCTCCAGGAAAGGATCAAAAAAAGCCCCTACCTGCTGAACAAACAGCAGCAAATCGAACAGCAACTCCTACAGCTCCGGCAGATGAAGAGCAACCAACGGGAAGCGGCTCAACCTGTCAGCATTCCAGT
Protein-coding regions in this window:
- a CDS encoding nucleoside transporter C-terminal domain-containing protein; the protein is MSSQLYNLMRGGLGMLFLVAVCYLLSNNRRAIDWKLVLMGIFAQVMFAMGVLNTQFASQPVFWLVFGIIVIYVAGKRVQKKLSTAVPVTIPPDASPTPVSLSPDVISILLAVLSLAVFFFGIIRSSAFALPKLSITITIGILWLLIWIQYKRNSIETIKWAILGACLLLCIAVYTQLCPPSIFRMVLESVSSSFVELINISHKGTEFIFGKLADPTGNWAYIFGVQVLPNIIFFAALSSILYYMGILQKVVYVFAYLLNKLNISGAESVSTAANIFLGQTEAPLMIRPYLEKMTRTEILCIMVGGMANTAGSVMAAYVGMLGGADPAQQNYFALHMLSQSIMSAPAAIVCSKILFPQAHGELLSKNLHVPKEKLGDNFLDALSLGTTDGLKLAVNVGAMLIVFTAMMYVGNALLGWFGGITDLNHYIVTATGGRYEELSLQMILGYIFAPVAWMIGVAKEDMVSIGQLLGEKTILNEFIAYISLGQMKANNVIQDPKSILIATYALCGFANFASIGIQIGGISQLAPNQRKNLTELGVKALIGGTIACLMCGCIAGALS